GATTCCATAAGAACCAAAGTGAGCTCACTAGTTTGCAATTTGCAAACAAGTATGAATCTCAAACCCCAACTCCCTTCAAACGAACAATCCTCGTAAAGttacttttatattttatctttcaTATTATGATGATCATGGAAATCATGTTGTTCTAGACTGCTTATGTATTGTGTTTGTCGTGCTTCACGTCAAATTGTTTCGTATCAAGTTATGTCGTGAATAATACTATGTTTTGTTCTGTTGTTCTTGACCATCCAAAAACGAGGCTCATATGCAAACAACATCTACGTGCCATCATGTTGTGCATAAATTGTGTCGCGTGCCGGTAATTGACTGTATAAGTAAATGTTTGTACAATTTGGGAAAATCCATTTAcggttttcttaaaattaccAAGAGAATCAATATAAAGTCATTTCAACAAGAATTGTGTCGTGCCTTTTTATCACAGAATTTTGTGTGATACGGTCTCTTCGTGAGACACTCTTTATACAGGAGCGGCTAAATAACttaactaatacaattattagctTAGAACTCTTTGTTTTGAGGTCATTTCTtcgagacggtctctcacaagaatatcTCCTTAATTGGTTGTCCATGGTCAGCTCAAATCCCACCTGTACTTGTATAGTTCTCGTCCCTTGTTGGGTCACGACATGAGCTGGGTTGTGCCTTGCTTGCCCATCCGATTCCCTTGcatatatactccctctgtaCATTAATGAAATTCTCACAAAGGATGTTcataaatttaagaaaaatatattcttttagatagtgaatacattattttattaaGGGAAATTGCACATGGTAGCATCAAACTTTCATGAAACactagtggtagcacttttgtaagatttttccacatggtagcatccaattcaTGCCTTATCTAATTGCCATAacatttttcattaaatttttgtcaatttctgtttaattcaccattttgacgtttctaccttTATTAGTATTGGTTATCGTCTTTATAATACATATGTACTTAactagggcaaattataaaggtgcatttcaagcactaatacatatgtacttaactagggcaaattataaagacaacaatttgaatgaaaacaaaattgttacaacatttgagagcatcgatgaattaaacggtgaattaaacgtcaaaatggtgaattaaacatttgagacataaaatggtttagggcaaattataaagacaatagCCAACACTTAtttagaaacgtcaaaatggtaaattaaacgaaaattaataagaatttcaCTAAAAATACTACGGCAGATAGATAAGACATAAACTAgatgctatcatgtggaaaaattttataaaagttcTACCATTGGCGTTTCATAAAAGTTCAATGTTATCATATGGAATTTCccttttattaaataataaatttgatgtagAATAAGTGAGAGCCataaacataaatatattaaaagaatGTTAGTAGAAAAATATGAGGACCACAAGtttacaactaataaaaaaatatttttataaagttagtatgAAACATGTGGTGACCATAAGATTTGTAAAAATGTGACAATAAAGTTAGTAAAAGATATGTCGGGACCATAAacattcttaaaatattaagatgagaatgaacaaggttatttatgtgcaaagtttatgatataaatagaaaaatttcttataaaaacaacaatttaaaCACCCAAAAATAGCAGATGAAAACTTCTTGAAAGCAGGAAGAGAAATTCCAAGATGTGCTTAATTTACCATATTACGCTTCACAAAAGAAGATAATTTAGCAGATTACAAACTCCGGATTCCGGAACATTAATAATCTTCACTCAAAATTTCactctttttaagttttaatcaaCTAAATGTTGGCATGTTCTTGGTAACTGCAAAACATGAGACTGAAATTGCCCTTCATCTTCATCACCCTTTAGCTTATCGTAGGTATGTTTTTTCATTTGTCTTGTTTTAAATGTGCTTCCATGAATTAAATACTTCATCATAGTGTGAATTTCTTGATTAAGAATACATTTCCCACTCATAGTTGGTAGAGGTTCACTTTTCAAAAGTAATTTCTTCTAATAATGTTTGCCTAATTCTcatataatatttattctttATCTAATTCAAGTTGTTTATATTCATCAATCTTCACTTGGGTTTTTCAATTGAATCCCAATTTCTTCCTCAAATCCCTCTAATTTGGTTTCTGCTGTATAATATTCTGGGTTGTCATTGTTTAAGTTGCATTCTAGGGTTTCAATTTAGGTGATAAAATGGTTAAGGCAATTGGGTTTGCTCCATTGAACTTTTGTATTAACTCATCTTATCTTTGGAGTCAATACCCAGttgcttataaaaattttaggaTTGAATCATGTTCTAGGGTTTTTGTTAATCAAATAAgagaaaagaaattgaaatttatactTCCAGTTAGAAGTAAAGCTAGGGAATTAGAGAGGGTTTTAACAACTGTGGATGAGGATGAAATGAGTGAAGGATTCTTTGAAGCAATAGAGGAGTTAGAGCGGATGACTCGAGAACCTTCTGATGTTCTTGAAGAAATGAACGACCGGTTATCAGCTCGCGAGTTACAGCTAGTGTTGGTGTATTTTTCACAGGAGGGGAGGGATTCTTGATGTGCATTAGAGGTGTTTGAGTGGTGGAAGAAGGAAAATCGCGTTGATATGGAAATCATGGAGCTAATGGTTTCAATCATGTGTGGATGGATTAAGAGTATGATTAAAGCTGAAAAGGAAGTTGTGGAAGTGATTGATCTTTTGATGGATATGGATTGTGTTGGTCTAAAACCCAATTTTAGCATGATGGAAAAGGCGATTTCCGTTTACTGGGATTTGGGGAAAAAAGATCAAGCTATCATTTTTGTTGATGAGATTTTGAGAAGGGAAATCATGTCCTTAGAGGATGGTATTGATGATGTGCACAGAGGTGGCCCTGCTGGTTACCTTGCTTGGAAAATGATGGTATGCTTCTCATTTTCTGATTCTgttcatttttattatcatttgtcATGTAATGttacctatgttacttggactcaaATGCTAGTATGTGTCCGAGTGTCGGATATGTCTGAATATGCAATTTgatgcctaaaatgaagtgtctgaGTGCGATACCAATGTCTGAGCATCAAGGATTGGGCACAGTCacatgaagcaaaatgaagagttggagtaaaataacatattacTAGCTAAGTATCATTTatgttgatcattcttcatacATACCTTAGGACTATACTGACACATACTTATGTAGAATCTGCTATGAACTGATTAATTGAACAAAAACAGTAAAGtagaacaaaataataaaaggacaAAAGTGAAATTATACTATaaaatggataatcaaaggatGATTACAGCCCTAATTATtaagaaaagataaatcaagCACTTCGGGAAGCTTGAGATCTCCTAAAATGAGTAAACCCGCCCACCAAATGTTTACAAATTTTTGTAATATTATGGCTCTCTAATTCCCCTTATTTATAATAAGCTACCTCTTAATCCTTACTTATTCCACAAGTCTTCCCTGCATGACAATTACCACAATTACCCCTATGTAAATCCAAATATCAGGTGATTGCGGAATCCTTTTCTAAAAGGAAAATTGTTTGGGAAATGGGCCTTAGatgtcatttttctttctaAGGAGGGTTGTAGATCTGGTGCTAGTGTAAGGAATGAAGATATTGTAAGGGTGCTAACAGTGGGGAACACAGTGAGGGTGATAACTGTGAAGGGGATAACATTGAGGGGGAACATAGTGAGGGTGATAACTGTGAAGGGGATAAAAATGAGGTTGAAAACAGTGGGGATGAGTGTGAGAATGAGTCATATGTTACTAATGGGGAGGGTGATAACAGTGAGGATGAATCATTTGTTTTAAGTGAAGAGGAAAATGATGGTGAGGGTCATGGAGTTCTAAATGTTGTTAGAACTAATGAAGGAGAAGGTGAAGACCCCTTGTCAGAGTTTGTCAGAGTATGATGATAAGGTGAGAACTCAAACAATGACCAATTTTTTAAGCTCTTGAAGATCTTTAATTGGTATGTTGGTTTGAGCTTTGCTAGTGCAGATGCATTTAGAGATGTAATAATATAGCATGCCCATATTCAAGGGAAGAATGTTAAGATTCATGTGAGTGATAAGAATAAAAAGATGGGAAGAAATATTTTCATTCTCCAGGTTTTTAGGGTTAAAAATGGTGAAATGATCttaaaggaagaagaagaagaagaacgaaGAAGTATATGCTGGAAGAAAAAGTGAGTGTAACGGCTAATAGGTATCTACAGTAGCCGGTAAATTTCGAGAGGAGTATTGTcagcaaaaaataaacaaaggtgaaattatttagaaataattgataataaggattattcacaacaaatggactataagttggattattcaagacaatttttcctttttcttttttaataactCACCAAACTACTTATATTTACTTTGTCATATGCCCTCTCTTGATCAATGTATATCACATGCAAGTGCTTTTTTTAACCTAGCTCGGTAGATCATCTTGGAATTCTATCGTATTGAATTAGTTTTTGGAGATACTTGTATATTTTTTCATGCGGTATTCAATTACTCACTCCCATAACTCCATAATGTGGCTTCCAAGCTTGATTATCATGTAGGTAATACAGTCTTGCTATtaccttaattttttaaaataggtATTATAGTGCTTATTCCTCAGACTTGCTATCGTAATTGCCCTCCATGTCTTGCTAAAGAGGTCAACTAACTAGTCCACTCTCGTTTATCCTAAACTTTTCTGTATCGTGATAAAATACTGCAAGGGCCCATTGCCATTTGCTTTCGTTTCATCAAACTTTAATTCACCtctagtttatttatttatctcatAAATCACTTTTCTCTTCCATGTCACACCCTTTGACATTTATTGAATAACTCATCAAAGTATTccttttattaatca
The sequence above is drawn from the Amaranthus tricolor cultivar Red isolate AtriRed21 chromosome 5, ASM2621246v1, whole genome shotgun sequence genome and encodes:
- the LOC130813347 gene encoding pentatricopeptide repeat-containing protein At2g30100, chloroplastic-like, translated to MVKAIGFAPLNFCINSSYLWSQYPVAYKNFRIESCSRVFVNQIREKKLKFILPVRSKARELERVLTTVDEDEMSEGFFEAIEELERMTREPSDVLEEMNDRLSARELQLVLVYFSQEGRDS